The following DNA comes from Arcobacter cloacae.
TTGTTCTATTTGAAACTATTATATCATTTCCTATTAATTGTCTAATTTTGTGAATATGAAATCTAATCGAACCATTTTTAGAACTACTATTAGCTGGGTAAACTCCATTTTCTAAATCTTCTGAAGAAACAAAATAACCTCTAAATTTTAAAAGATAATCTAAAATCAATAAAGGTTTTTCACCTAACATAACTTCATTTTTATTTATCAAAACTTTTTTTGTAAAGATTTCATACTCTATATTATTTTTTAAATAGATTGAATCAGAATAAACTTTAAATTGTCTTCTAATAAGTGCTTTTATACGTAATATTATCTCTTGCTCATCTATATTTTTTATAATACATTCATCACAACCAGATAAAAAAGATGGTTTTATAATATTGGGAATTGAAGCAATTACCATTTTCATAGTCATATCTTTATATTCATTTAATAACTGAATTAACTGAAATCTAGGAAGTGATTTTTCATTTATATTTATTAAATATAAATCATATAAATTATTGTAAATACATTCTAAAAATTCGCTATTATTAGTGCAAACATCTACATAAAAATCATTATTTTTGAGAATTTCAATAATCTGAAAATTCAAATTATCATCACTTTCTAAAACTAAAATCCTTAATGTGTTCAAATATTTTCTCCATTTTCATAATAAATTAGATTTTAGAATAAATCTATTAATTATCTGTTAGTTGAAAAATTATAGAATCCAAAAAATTTTAATAAGAAGAGAAAATGATTAAACAAGCGC
Coding sequences within:
- a CDS encoding response regulator transcription factor gives rise to the protein MNTLRILVLESDDNLNFQIIEILKNNDFYVDVCTNNSEFLECIYNNLYDLYLININEKSLPRFQLIQLLNEYKDMTMKMVIASIPNIIKPSFLSGCDECIIKNIDEQEIILRIKALIRRQFKVYSDSIYLKNNIEYEIFTKKVLINKNEVMLGEKPLLILDYLLKFRGYFVSSEDLENGVYPANSSSKNGSIRFHIHKIRQLIGNDIIVSNRTNGYKINI